The Pocillopora verrucosa isolate sample1 chromosome 9, ASM3666991v2, whole genome shotgun sequence genome includes the window TTATCGTTATGATAACTGACATTCAATCAGTTGATCAGAAACGCTACGAGCTAATAAAGAGCTGCCTAAATAGCTGTAATTGTAGAACATTAAAAAGAATATCTTCCATAATATTGCATAGCATTGGTTGTGCAACTTGCCTGTTGTATTTGGGACATAACGCAAATCCTATATACTCATTAGTATTCCCTTGTGTTTAAGGAgacaattaacaaaaaaaccttttcgTGGGAAAACGCGTAGTTCTTTTCTTAAACCATTTAACgagaactaaagaaaaaaagaacgaaCAAAAAGTTGTATTCACTGTTTATTATAACTTTAGAAAACAGGGACAATTGAAAGTAACTTTGTAATTTGCAGGCGGTTAACGAATCACCTCCCGAAAACataattaccaaaaaaaaaaccagtaacTCAGGAATTTTGTTTATCCAGTGGCTGGAAAAGACGTCAGCAAATTTTAGATATGTGGTACCTAAGGTTTTAACACTTTCTACCAAATTCCCTTCCTTCACTGGTTGTGTATATGCACTACCGCGGGTCTTATTCCATAAATGACCTGTCTCAtctctttttgtctccagcagtaaatCAGTGGATTAACAAACGAGTTTAACATGGCACATGTTTGCATCAATGACAGATCGATGGGGCAACTTTCAGAAAGACCTGTAGCTATAACAataagacagaaacaaagtggaagaagacaaacaaaaacagcacCAACTACATATAAAGTTGTCTTAAgcgctttgttttctttggtaaatctttccacttcttcctGGGGCATTTGctgagttttaattttctcttggtGACGACGTGTTTCACGATACATGATGAAATAAGcgacagaaaggaaaataatacatGAAGCAGTAAGAACACCAGACAGAGAACGTACTACTAGATCCCATTCTATCACATCAAAAActccaaaaataaaggaaatgatccaaGCTACTAACACTGCTCTCTTCATGCTATTATCAGTTATAGTGTTTGAGTATTGCATTGTAAATTTGATAGCTATGAGTCTCTCGAAAGTAACGAACATCAGATGAAAGAATGAAGCTGTAAGTGTTATAATCACAATTGTGTAATTGCAGTTTTCAACTATTTTACTGTTACTGAGACCAACTAATAGGAAAATCTTCCACAGGACAAACAATGGCTGGCCAAGGAGACCAGTTAAGGCGTCGgtcaccgctaaacaggccagcaagatgttgctgttggtaCGGAGTCGAGGCGTCGTTTTCACAGCCTTTATCACAAGTGCGTTGAGCACAACTGTGCAGGGAAAAGTGatggtgttgatgatgattatgattatgGCACCAGCCACCGGAGATACATCTGCTGTGTCGCCTTGTCCGCTAGTTTTGtttgtaaaatttgtaaaaCTGGCCAAGGAAACGTCTACCATGTCGATCTAAAAGCTAAATGCAAGATAAGTATACGTCTCGGAACAACTTGTTCAACCAGTCGTTCTCTCTCTGGCATGAAATCGGAGGAAGGTAAAGGGGCAGGAAATCTTATGGTTTTAATAGAGAGTGGTTTAAGCATCTCCTGGGAATAACTTCTCAGTCGACATGTGTCCAGCAACAATACAGGAAAAAGCTAAATCAGAATCGCTAAACGCCGCCTAATCAAAAGGATTTTCCTCAAGATCTGCCCATGAATAAATCTTATTCCAAAAATGATTGAGGTCATTTTTAATTAGATTTTTCAGGTATTGCCAAACGTGTGCTTTTAAATCTAAAATCGTTTCAGCCCTTGAGAGCTCGATTGACCACTATGACTAGAAAGTGTTCGATCGTCTCTTCACTTAGAAGTATGTTCTCACTTAATTTCTGAGGACTGTTTTACGCTATCCATCGATCGATAGGTGTTTCGTGTTTCATAAGTTGattagttttcatttgtttgattAGATTTGCATTGGAAAAAAAGCATATACAAATTCTTTAGTTTAAAATCTATCTTGCGGCTTTTTCATTTCCAATCATATGTAAATCACTGTAAGTTTAAAGCTCACCTTTTTAGGTGCGTCAAGAaagattcatttgaaatatctaaTAATTTGACACTGGTCTCATCTTCCGTGTCGTGGTTTTATAATTTGCCTTTTGCGTAAACCGCCCATTTTTTCTCGCAATATTCCGCAATTCGGATCAATGAAACCAAGATAGGAAAGCAAGAGGGTAAAAAACACATGTTTGGCGCAGCCGCTcagaaaattatgaatttttttgaatGATTGCTAATTAGGCAAATGATGCAAACGAAATAAGCATGAAGAAAATGTTGTTTCACCCGTTTACGTAGGCTGTAAgggtttctttaattttggtttGCGATTAATTGATAAGACATCGTAATATCCATGAAAGAGAATGCCCCAATCTTAATTATGAAAATTCAGTCGGTTACCGATGGGAAATATACTCTatactaatttattttttaatttctcttctcCTTTTGATAGTGCGATACTTTGCTGTAAGGAAACAGGTTGAATTTTATGGATTGTAGTTGCAATAAACAGTTTCGCTTCCCGAGAGGGCCCATCAAACAAAACGATTTCTTCATTACGACCCGAAAGTGAGGAAATTGCTTTTaaagtgattcctcagtattgcactgcACATCATGtactggaaataaaaatttatgtaATCAGGCGGATAAGCGCGCGCGCTTTCCAAGAacatggtatttttttttcaatcaatggaccAGGTAAAGAAGCATGATGGTCTTCAGCTCTTGAATTAGCACGGTGACCaatatttttattgcataaaTTTGGTGTACAAATTGTCCcctgtaaaaaggaaaaatcaaaacgaTTATCTAAGGATAAAACAGATATAGCTAAAAGCGTGCACTTGCTTCCAGCTACCGCAAAATGTACCTTGAACGGATGAAATTACGCGCGTGATTGGCTCACATCACTAAAAAACGTAATCAATCCATGCGGCATCTTACAGTTATTTCTTCGGTTTAAAACGGAATTAAAGAAATCCTTTTGCTTAATCTGATAGGCATGTTCGATTGGCTTCGTCGTTTATTGCAATTGCTATCTATTTAATTCAACCTGATTCCTAAAAGTAAAGCCATACACTATGATAAGGAATAAACCAACCAGAACGGCAGTCAGGGAGACTTTGACAATCACTTGAGAGCTTGCTTTCAGATATAGTGACGAAAGAAATTCGATTTCAAGAGTATATTCCCCATCGGGTGGACTTAATTTCCATGTTCAGGATTGAGGCCATCTCTTATGTAAATTATACAATGTGATATcgtcgtgaaaaaaaaaaacaaaaacaaaacaaaaacaaagatttctCAATGCAAATTTCTTTTGGATCGTTAACAACTTTcgtaattttcataattttctgaGCGGTTGCGCTCAACATTTACTCAAATCAGTTTACTTTCTAATTCCTTCATCCTGGCTTACTTCAGTGAGTCGAATTGCGAGACCTTGTGCTGTAGACGTAAAATTGAAACTTGCGAACGATGTAACTGGCCATTAAAAAAGCCGTAATGTAAATACTATTCTTTAAGCCCATGGTGCCAGGGCACAATAGATGCCAAAGGATCAAAAGTTTTCGTCcgtcaaataaaatttgacgGACGAAAATTGATGAGCTAAACGTGCACGAAACATTTATGTAGCCATGGAAAGCGAAATAATCTCCTGAAGTTAGAACAATATGTTATGTGAAAAGGCAGTcaagatgtttttctttatcaccACAACTTCAATTTGGCTCTCATGCGCTGAAACCATTCTGGacttttaaaaactaattttatAGTATTGGTAAGATGGGATTAAAATTGGGCCTCAATCACTTTCGGATTAAAATTTATTCATGGGCAAAATACTAAGAGAAATTTATTTGATCGGGCGGAGTTTAGCGTTTCCAATTCAGCTTTGTGCTGCATTGATGTCATGCATATGTGGATTCAGTAGTCATTCCCAggagatgaaaaatgaaacCTGACTTTCTTTTTATTATGTAATGGTAAACGTCTTGTAGAAACGGTTGTTCAGATACATACTTTAGTTGCATTAAATTTCCAATTAGATATGGCAAACTTTTCCATGGATAGTTTTACAAACGCTACAAACTTAACCATTGGAGAAGGTGACACAGCAAATGTCCTATTGGTGCTCAGTTACATTATAACCATCGTCATCAACACCATCATTTGTCCCTTCATAGTTCTCCTCAACGTACTGGTGATAATGACTATGAAAACAAGATCACGACTCTAAACTAACAGCAACATCTCACTGTCCTGTTTAGAGGTGACTGAGaagaagaagtggaaagattaaaaaaaaaaggacaaggCGCTAAAGATTTATTGTGTTCATAGTTGGTTCTGTTATTGTCTGCCTTCTTCCACTTTGCTTCCGTCTCGTCGTTAAAGCTACAGGCCTTTCTTAGAGTTACCCTATCAACGAACCATTTACGCAAAAAATGTACCATGTTAAACTCACTTGTTAATTTACTAATATCCTTGTTTTTTTGACAATTAGGGAAATGTGAAACGTTTACTTAATGACATGACAAAATTAAATCGTTCATTTGGCGACAAAAAGTTTCCATATTATGCTGGATGCATGTGCTAATGTTTGTGATTCTAAGAATAAGCGCAAAGTTGCAATAAATTCTACAATCTACGTAAAGTAATTTAGGGACAGAGGAATTCGCATCACCGGAGAACAAACagacttaaaaaatttttcctatcCATGCACGCCTTTACGACAGAAGGGAAAATGTCAAGGAAAAGGAGCTTACGGACGGTTTTGAAAACATGCCCATAGTATCAGAATTTGTCAAAATGCACCTAAAtcaaatgaacaccaaaaccatGTTTACAGCCGCAGTGATTTGGAAATCATGAAGACTAAAATAATTAGAAAATACAACTGTGGTAATAAAAGCCTAGCGTAGTGTTGCACTCATCTTACTCTATTAAGATCCAACACAAGAGCTTTCCTTCCTACAAGATTTAATAACAAGAGTTTCATGAAACCTAATCGTATAATCAAAAGGTTAAAGGATAAAGGTATAACCAGTTGCAAAAGTAGTTGAGACATTTGAGAACAGAAAAGTGTTCACCATGTGATCCAACATATTGTATCCCCTTACCACTCTTTTGCAATGTTGCTATAGGCAGTATCATGTACATGGGAGtaccttttgattttttttggtttttttcactAACATTCTTATTAACCTTCAGATGAAATCGCTAACCGCactttttcttcaaagtgtCTCAACATTTTTGCAATTTGGTGGTAGCTTTTGACTTTGGTATATTATGAATTGATCTACCTCACTAAGTAGAGTAATACGACATATTCGTAAGCATACAGttccaaataaaacaaacaacagaaaaaaaacaaaaacaaaaataacgacgacaacaacaacaaaaaaaaaacagttgtcCATCAATAAGTACCCTTGAAGTCAGTTGTGTGTTTCTTGGGGATGCATTGCGGTCCTACAGGAGTGCCATATCGCTCCACCTTCTGCGCTGAGAAGTTATAGGGCTCAATCGGTGTAATTAAGATGGCATTGGTAGATCCGATAGAAGGATCCTCGTCAAAGTAGTTGAAAGGCCTTATGAAGAAGCGAGCGGAGTTGGCAGCCATGGCGGTGTTGGGCAGGTCTTCTGCATGAGGCACATGCATCGCGCCAATTGTAACCCAGGCAACCAAATCCTCGTTCACAATGGGGTCATCATCCGCGAGGTAATTACGGAAATCAACCTGTGAAATGGTAAAGAAAGATTAAATATATTCGTAACGTTTGAAGCACTCATAACAGCGTTCATTGCCTTGCCTGACAACATACAACCAATGACAACAAGCATGATATCATAAAAACTATCGTTGTCTCCAAAATACATTCATCAAGAGAGcattatttcaattcaacgtgGTCAGATTGGATGCGTTTTCCATTTATTACCAAACGTTTGGAAGAGTGTTTTCCACGCAGCTCTTAACCCTCTTACACTGTATCCTCCAGAACAGACATTATTTCTTCGCTACATGTATtcatatatatttatttcacgttaaacagaagaaaacaagcTTTAGAAAAAGAGAGCCTAACCTGTGGATCTGTTGGCGAGTTTTGATTATAAATAGAGCTACTCTGTGTCTCATTGTCTTTGTACTTGGTGATAGCCATTTGATAGAGGGACCAGCTCAACATTGGTGTGATCATCCAATCTTCTGGGTACAACTGCTTCAACATGTTGTCCAGCTGGATGCGGTATCCTTTTTTCACACCCATTcggtttttcttcttttcattgaaaaagtttAGGTACATTGGATGGTCGAAGTCAAACTTGTAAGATGCATCCATCTCTGTTTTCTTCACATCGCGTTTCAGAACTTTCTGGACACGTCGTCTGTTAGGAAACCATCGCTCAGTGATGTTTTCGATCCCAATTTCGATAGTCTCGTACGAATTTCCCCTGCCACCAACGTCCAGATCCACTTTATAGTTGATAAGGTGATCGTGTGTACCACTTGTGAAATCCTCATGAAGCGGGTATGCGTATGGGTCCATGTTAGAGTTATAGAATGCTCCAAAAATATACCCAGAAGCTGACATCTTGACTTCAATGACTCCGTTCTGGTAGAATATGAAGTCGAAAACATAATCGTAATTGTAAACTGTTGCCACTGTACGCAGAACTAATACTTGGTTGGCCATCCCTCCATAAAACTTGTAACCATTATAAAAGTTGTTATCATAATGCCGACGAAGTGGTGTTCCAGTATTTAGTTCAAATACGCACACTGCGTTGCGAAAGGTCTGCGGATTTCCAACTCCAATCATGTGCACTAAGTCGAAGAAAGTAGCAGTATTAGGGCAATCAACGCCTCGAACCATTTCGTAACTACTCATTCCCATTCGCCATGAGCCGTCAAGAAAGTTATTCCAAGAGGGGCTTGGATAAAAACCTGCGTAAGTAGCCGCTGCTTCTTGAAGACTGAGCTCGTAAACAATTCTCTCTCCGTTAAATTTAATATCGTAGATTTGCATACCACTGTTGGAATCCATTCTGAAATCAAACGACCACGACATGTAGGTAATTTGACGTCCATTTACAGAGTAACGCTTTCCATCGGGCTCATACTGCACTGGTTCTCTCATTGGCTTAAATGGCTGAGGAACTTCTCGACGTTCGTAACTGGAAAATAGCGCGTCTGTGCCTTTTGGAGCTGGCACAGAAATCTTGTTAATGGTATTATTTTCGAATTTTCCCGCTAACTCGTCTATAGTGTCAAAAGTCT containing:
- the LOC131770037 gene encoding adenosine receptor A2a, giving the protein MVDVSLASFTNFTNKTSGQGDTADVSPVAGAIIIIIINTITFPCTVVLNALVIKAVKTTPRLRTNSNILLACLAVTDALTGLLGQPLFVLWKIFLLVGLSNSKIVENCNYTIVIITLTASFFHLMFVTFERLIAIKFTMQYSNTITDNSMKRAVLVAWIISFIFGVFDVIEWDLVVRSLSGVLTASCIIFLSVAYFIMYRETRRHQEKIKTQQMPQEEVERFTKENKALKTTLYVVGAVFVCLLPLCFCLIVIATGLSESCPIDLSLMQTCAMLNSFVNPLIYCWRQKEMRQVIYGIRPAVVHIHNQ
- the LOC131770033 gene encoding diamine oxidase [copper-containing]-like; protein product: MESSDPMLKKKASPALSSAPMLWKVLAIIFIVISVALLIALIVVATKQQKGAENQDAKPKPTSKTTMSVEPCADGMTSSKEPPKSSSPFNDLTVSEITAVRDYLLKQASLNLTEYSKATVDSNYIYLIQLLPPSKEEVLEHLDNNGAKPERKAVAVVFHGATDPPVVKEYIIHPVSTPTDYKVREIPGGQKKTVPFNARPFDGVVEYNALEREIVKEAASKLAKLMSESYDGYIYIFPCVSGIKCLQFLYTAPMGFTGEDRYTWIYFFRGDVAGHYLHPLDLMFLVDHGGADVSKWKILKVLYNNQTFDTIDELAGKFENNTINKISVPAPKGTDALFSSYERREVPQPFKPMREPVQYEPDGKRYSVNGRQITYMSWSFDFRMDSNSGMQIYDIKFNGERIVYELSLQEAAATYAGFYPSPSWNNFLDGSWRMGMSSYEMVRGVDCPNTATFFDLVHMIGVGNPQTFRNAVCVFELNTGTPLRRHYDNNFYNGYKFYGGMANQVLVLRTVATVYNYDYVFDFIFYQNGVIEVKMSASGYIFGAFYNSNMDPYAYPLHEDFTSGTHDHLINYKVDLDVGGRGNSYETIEIGIENITERWFPNRRRVQKVLKRDVKKTEMDASYKFDFDHPMYLNFFNEKKKNRMGVKKGYRIQLDNMLKQLYPEDWMITPMLSWSLYQMAITKYKDNETQSSSIYNQNSPTDPQVDFRNYLADDDPIVNEDLVAWVTIGAMHVPHAEDLPNTAMAANSARFFIRPFNYFDEDPSIGSTNAILITPIEPYNFSAQKVERYGTPVGPQCIPKKHTTDFKGTY